The genomic window GCGGCGCGCGAGGTCGAGGAGGAGGGCGGCCAGGCGGGCCTTCACGTCTTTGAGGAGGAGGCGCTCGATGACCAGTTGGGAGGCGCGAAGGCTCCCCCCCAGGAGTTGGACCAGGACAAGACTGAGATCCGGCTGCTCCGCGAGCAGGCGCTCGAGACGGGCCCGGCTGATCAGCAGGACGCGGCTGTCCTCCATCGCCTGGGCGCTCGTCTCCCGTTCCCGGAGACCCTCGAGGCACTCCAGACCACAGAGTTCGCCGACCTCGACCATGCCCAGGGTGATCTCGCGGCCGCTGTCCTGCAGACGGCTGAGCTTCAGACGCCCGCTGAGGACGACGCAGAGGCCCTCGCAGGGGTCTCCGGGCAGGAAGAGGTGGCAGCCGCGGCGGAGCTTGCGCTGGGGGCAGTCCCGCAGCAAGCGGAGCCGCAGCTTCGGGTCCAGGGCGGCGAAGAAGTCCTGCACAGGCGTCGGGCTCATGGCTTCACCTCGCGGCTGGGGCTTCCCGGTGAGGAAGGAGGAAGCCGTTCGGGAAGCGGAAGGCAACCGGCGTGCCGCAGTCGAAGCCCTGGGACACATGCGGAACTCATAGTGCCGTATTGTCTTGCGCCGTCGAGCTGCCCGCGACTCCCTCCGGCCGAGCCAGCGCGTCTGCGATTCCTGGAGGCCCCTCCAGAGAGCGGAGATTCCGGGGAACTTTCGTCAGCAGTGGGGTTTCGCTGTGGCCTCCGAACCCTTACCTTGATTAAAGTTTTAGTCATCCCCGGCTTGACAGAATCCTACAATAAGGGAAGAACTGGGTATCCGCACGAGCGCAGGGGAGGCCGCATGGAATTCGACCAGCAGGAATTCGTCGTCTATCCCCGCTATGGAGTGGGACGGGTGCTCGGCGTGACCAAGAAGGAGTTCGCCGGCCAGTCCGAGCGCTGCCTGGGCATCCGTTTCGAGGAACAGAATCTCGCGCTCTACATCCCGGTGCACCGGCTCGAGCAGGTGCGCCTGCGCAGCGTGATGTCCCGCAGCATGACGACCCAGGTCATGTCCGCCATGAAGTCCCGGGCGCGCTACGATACGGCCAACAGCCACAAGGAGCGCGTCAAGCACTACCAGGAGAAGTTCAACACTGGCGATCCGGTCGAGATGGCCGAGGTGGCGCGCGACCTGGCCCGGCTGTCCAAGCGGCAGGACCTGAGCATGGAGGAGGAGGGCCTCTGCCGTGACTCGATCAATCTCCTGGCCCGCGAGATCGCCATCAGCCGCAAGGCCGATCTGCAGCGGGTGCGCAAGGACATCGAGGAAGTCCTCTACCGCTAGCGGCCGCGGCGCGACGGCGCCGCGGCCAAGTTCTCGCTAGGACCGGCGCGCGGCAGTCCCTATGCTCCGCCCATGAGTGCCAGGGTCCGCCTCGTCGAGCACAGCCGGCAGTCCTACGATTTCATGGTCGCCGCGGCGCGCACCTGCTACTCGGCGCGGGGCATCGTCGCGCCGGAACAGGTTGCGGCCGGGCCCCCCGGAGCGCCGGCCGCCGACCGCCATGTCGCTCGCGACCGCCTCGCGCGCAGCATCTTCGAGGCGGGCCACCACACGACGCTCCAGCACGGCCAGGTCCAGTTCGCCCTCGAGGGCGTCAGCCGGCTCTTCATCTGGAGCTTCCTGCACGCGCACCCCTTCTACAACTCGGAGCAGGTGAGCCAGCGCTACGTGCCGGTGGCGCCCGCCCACCACTACCGCCCCGCGCTCGTGGGCGCCGCGGCCGCGATCTACGACGCGCAGATGGCGCGCGCGAGCGCCGCCTACCGGGAGCTGGCGGCTCTGCTCGAACCCCGCTGCCGCGAGCTCTACCTCGAGCGCTTCCCGGCGAGACGCCGCAGCCCTCGCCTGGAGACGGACCCGGACAAGCTGGCCCTCGAGGCGGCCCGCTACGTGCTGCCGCTGGCAACGACCGCCTACCTCTATCACACCGTCAGCGTCCTCACCCTCTTCCGCTACTGGCGCCTCGCCGAGCAGCGCGATGCGCCGGCCGAGACGCGCGCCGTGATCGGCGCCATGGTCGAGGCGCTGCTCGCCGCCGTGCCGGACTACGCCAAGCTGATCGAGGAGCCGATCCCGCTCGACGAGACCCCCGAGGCCGCGTTCTTCGCCGGGCGGGAGCCGCCGCCCGGTGAGTGCGCCGCCTTCCGGGCTGCATTCGACGCCGACCTGGCGGGCCACGCGAGCCGGCTCGTCGCGGCGAGCGAGCCCGCGGAGGCCCTGGTCGCCGCCGCCGTGCGCGAGACGCTCGGGCTGCCCGCCGCGGCACTCGGCGACGAGGAGGCGATCGCGCTCTGCCTCGATCCGGCCCGCAATCGCCTCTGGGGCGAGACGCTCAATCTCGCCACCCTCGATCGCCTCGCGCGCCCGCTCCACCACGTTCACTACAGCTTCCGCCGGCGCATCAGCCACACGGCCGACAGCCAGGACCAGCGTCACCGGATGACGCCGGCCAGCCGGCCCTCGTTGCTCAGCCAGGAGAACGGCGAGCCCGACTACATCCTGCCCTCGCTCGTCGCCCGGGTTCCGGCCGCCGCGCGGCTCTACCACGAGACGATGGCCCGCAACTGGGAGGCGATCGCCCGCTTCCGCGCCGCCGGCGGCAGCGCCGAGGACGCGCTCTACCTGCTGCCCAACGCGAAGTGCCTGCGCTACACCGAGAGCGCCGACCTGCTCAACTTCCACCACAAGGCGGCGATGCGCCTGTGCTACAACGCTCAGGAGGAGATCTGGCGCCTCACTCTCGAGGAAGCGCTGCAGATCCGCGATCGGCATCCGCGGCTCGGCCGCTATCTCCTGCCGCCCTGCGGGCTGCGGCAGCTGGCCGGAAGCCATCCCCTCTGTCCCGAGGGCGATCGCTACTGCGGCGTTCCGGTCTGGCGCCTCGACCCGGCGGACTACGAGCGGAGCCTCTGAGTGCCCTCGGCGGGCAGCGCTTCCGCCAGCAGCTCGGCCGGATGGCGCACCGCGACCGACTCGCCCGCCTCGGCGAGAGCGGCCTCCCACTGCAGACGGCAACCGGGATTCGCGCTCAGCAGGGTGTCGGCGCCCGTGCTCGCGAGATCGGCGAGCTTGCCGGCCATGAGCGCCCGTGACAGCGTGGGCTGACGCAGGAAGTAGCTGCCGCCTGCCCCGCAGCAGCGCTCGGCGTGGGGCAGCTCGATGCGCAGCAGGCCGGGCAGGCTGTCGATCAGTTCGCGCGGCCCCTGGGCGATGCCCTGCGCGTGGAGGGCGTGGCAGGCGTCATCGTAGGTGACGCGCCGGGTCGCTGGCGGATGGCTGTCAGCGAAGAGCGCCGGGGTCAGCGCCTCGCTCCAGTCCCGCACGCGCGCGCTGAAGCGCGCCGCGCGCTCCGCCCACTCGGGGTCGGCGGCGAGCCAGGCGCCGTACTCCTTCAGCGCAGCGCCGCAGCCGGCGGCGCCGCTCACGATCAGGGCCCCGGCGCCGGCGGCCTCGCAGGCGGCGATGTTCTGGCGCGCCTGCGCGAGCGAGGTCTCGAGATCGCCGAGGTGGCGAGCGAGCGCGCCGCAGCAAGTCGCCCCGGCCGGCAGCGCGTAGCCGCCGGCCGCGTGGAGCAGACGCAGCAACGCGCCTTCGGTCGCCGGAAAGAGCAAGCCCTCCACGCAGCCCGGGAAGAAGAGTTGGGGTGCCCCCGCGCGCGGCGGCGGCACGGCGCCGGGGCGCGCCAGACGGCGCGGCAGCCAGGCGAGTCCGCGCAGCCAGCCGAGGCCCGGCAGCGGCGCCAGCCCCGCAAGCAGCCGTGGCAGCCGCAGCCAGATGAAGATCCGCAGCGGGGCGCGGAGCCGGCGCAGGCGCTCGGGACGGGCCACGAGGCTGCTCAGCGCCCAGCGCATGAGCGGCGGCAGACCGCCGCGCAACTCGACGAGCCGTGCCTGCGCGCGATCGAACATGGCGGCATAGGGCACGCCGGCCGGGCAGCGCGCCTGGCAGGCGAGGCAGCCGACACACTGCTCGAGGTGTCGATGCCAGGGCGCGTCGCGCTCCTCGTCGCGGCTGAGCAGCTCCATCAGCCGGATGCGGCCGCGCGGCCCTTCCGCCTCCTCACGCCCCAGCTCGTAGGTCGGACAGACTTCGAGGCAGAGGCCGCAGTTGACGCACTCGAGGCGGTCGAAGGGCCGGCTGAACTCAGCCAAAGAGCCACCTCCCGGGAGCGAGCCGCCCTTCGGGATCGAGCGCCCGGGCCACACGCTCCAGGTAGGCCGCGCCGGACAGGCCCTGGAAGTCGGACTGCCCCTCGACGCCGCGCGGGCCCACCTCGCTGCGCCGCAGCAGCACGCCGCCGCCGAGCGGCGGCAGCTGCCCCTCCCGGAACTCGGGCGAGGGCTCCACGCGCAGCCGCCGGCCGGGGAAGTCCAGCGCCCAGCGCGGTCCCAGCGCGGGCAGCAGCGCCGCCAGACGGTCGAGTGCGCCCCGGTATTCGCGCAGGCTCGAGCGCAGGGCGAGCGAGCCGGCGCCGGGGAAGTCGCGGATCGCGCGCAGCCAGGGCCCCGACTCGAGCCCTTCGCGCGCTGTGATCAGCGGCAGGAGGCCGTCCTGGCCGAGCAGGGCGAGCAGGCGCTGCTCCTGCTCCTCGAGAGAGCGCGCGCGGCCCTCGAGGCCAATGACCAGGTGCGTTGCCGGCTCCAATCCCTCGAGGAGCAGACCGGGGCCCAGCAGCAGCTGACCAGCGGCGAAGTCGCAGCGGCGAAAGACCGCCCGGCCCGCGGCCAGAGCGCGGTCCGGATTGCGATAGCCGAAGACGAGCAGCCGGCGCGCCTCGGGGCGCGGCCGGGTGCGCAGGCGCAGGCGCGTGACGATGGCCAGCGCGCCTCGGCTGCCCGCGAGCAGGCGGGTGAGGTCGTAGGCGGTGACGTTCTTCATCACCCGGCCGCCGCAGCAGAAGGGGCTGCCATCGCTGAGCAGACCGCCGGCGCCGAGCAGGCGATCGCGCGGGCTGCGCTGGCCCCCGCGCCAGGGCCAGGACTCGTCGCAGGCGACGACGCCGCCCACGCTGCGCTGCTCGGGATGGGAGACCTGCCAATCCAGCTCGCGATCGGCTTCGCCGAGCGCCGCCTGCAGCTCGACCCAGGGCGTCCCGGCCGCCGCCTCGACCGTGAAGTCGGCCTGGGAGTGCTCGAGTACGCCGCGCAGCGATGCCGTCGAGAGGATCCACTGCGCTGGCCCGGGCAGGGGCGGCAGCTCGTCGAGCAGGCGCGCGCCCGTCGGGTAGAGCAGCCTGCCGCGACCGCTGCGGTCCTCGAGCAGGCGCGCGAGCTCGGCGCCGTCCTCCGGGCGGAAGAAGCGCGGCGGCTCCTCGCCCTCGGCGCTGCCGGCGCGGGTGGTCACCACGCGCAGGGGCGCCGCGCCCGGTCGCAGATCGGAGGGAGGGAAGATCTTGCCCGGGTTCAGGATGCCGCGTGGATCGAGGGCTTTCTTGAGACGCAGCTGCGGCTCGCGGTCCTCGGCGGAGAGTCCCAGCGGCAGGAAGGCCGCCTTCTCGATGCCGATGCCGTGCTCGCCGCTCAGGGTGCCGCCCAGTTCGACGGCCAGCAGCATCAGGCCCTCGTTCAGATGCTGCAGGCGCCGAAGCTGGTTCGGGTTCTCGCGGTCGAATCCGATGTTGGGATGCAGGTTGCCATCGCCCGCGTGGAAGACGTTCGCCACGGGCAGCTCGGCGGCCGCCGCGAGCTCGCCGACCCGGCGGATCGCCTCGGGCAGGCGGCTGATCGGCACGCAGATGTCCTGCACGAGGATGTCGCGGTAGAGCCGGCCCAGGGCGCCGAAGGCGCCCTTGCGGCCGCGCCAGAGCTGCCTGCGCTCGACCGGGTCGGTGGCCTCGCGCAGCCAGAGCGCGCCTTCGCTCGCGAGCAGCGCAGCCAGTTCGGCGCGCTCGGCGGCCACCTCGCCGGGCAGGCCGTCCAGTTCCACGAGCAGGACCGCCTCGGCGGCCGCCGGGTACCCCGCGCGGAAGACCGAAGCCTCCACGGCGCGAATCGCCTCGCGATCGAGGA from bacterium includes these protein-coding regions:
- a CDS encoding FAD-binding protein, with the translated sequence MNERVRRELRRLLAAGDLLESAALRTLYESDSQRLFRRAPDLVVFPRNTEQCAAIVKLAAEEGLPITARGAGTGLSGGAVPLEGGLLVSFTRMRQILSWDAPARRAWVQPGLVNRELQEFLAPAGLCFAPDPSSQTVSTLGGNVAENAGGPHCFKIGVTTQHLLSLEVVDDRGGLHRLGCGSPGGDPLDALGLLTGSEGTLALVTAMELALSPLPEAVVTLLAPYASLEAACAVVGRVLARGLRPAALEILDREAIRAVEASVFRAGYPAAAEAVLLVELDGLPGEVAAERAELAALLASEGALWLREATDPVERRQLWRGRKGAFGALGRLYRDILVQDICVPISRLPEAIRRVGELAAAAELPVANVFHAGDGNLHPNIGFDRENPNQLRRLQHLNEGLMLLAVELGGTLSGEHGIGIEKAAFLPLGLSAEDREPQLRLKKALDPRGILNPGKIFPPSDLRPGAAPLRVVTTRAGSAEGEEPPRFFRPEDGAELARLLEDRSGRGRLLYPTGARLLDELPPLPGPAQWILSTASLRGVLEHSQADFTVEAAAGTPWVELQAALGEADRELDWQVSHPEQRSVGGVVACDESWPWRGGQRSPRDRLLGAGGLLSDGSPFCCGGRVMKNVTAYDLTRLLAGSRGALAIVTRLRLRTRPRPEARRLLVFGYRNPDRALAAGRAVFRRCDFAAGQLLLGPGLLLEGLEPATHLVIGLEGRARSLEEQEQRLLALLGQDGLLPLITAREGLESGPWLRAIRDFPGAGSLALRSSLREYRGALDRLAALLPALGPRWALDFPGRRLRVEPSPEFREGQLPPLGGGVLLRRSEVGPRGVEGQSDFQGLSGAAYLERVARALDPEGRLAPGRWLFG
- a CDS encoding (Fe-S)-binding protein, which encodes MWPGRSIPKGGSLPGGGSLAEFSRPFDRLECVNCGLCLEVCPTYELGREEAEGPRGRIRLMELLSRDEERDAPWHRHLEQCVGCLACQARCPAGVPYAAMFDRAQARLVELRGGLPPLMRWALSSLVARPERLRRLRAPLRIFIWLRLPRLLAGLAPLPGLGWLRGLAWLPRRLARPGAVPPPRAGAPQLFFPGCVEGLLFPATEGALLRLLHAAGGYALPAGATCCGALARHLGDLETSLAQARQNIAACEAAGAGALIVSGAAGCGAALKEYGAWLAADPEWAERAARFSARVRDWSEALTPALFADSHPPATRRVTYDDACHALHAQGIAQGPRELIDSLPGLLRIELPHAERCCGAGGSYFLRQPTLSRALMAGKLADLASTGADTLLSANPGCRLQWEAALAEAGESVAVRHPAELLAEALPAEGTQRLRS
- a CDS encoding FAD-dependent thymidylate synthase — translated: MSARVRLVEHSRQSYDFMVAAARTCYSARGIVAPEQVAAGPPGAPAADRHVARDRLARSIFEAGHHTTLQHGQVQFALEGVSRLFIWSFLHAHPFYNSEQVSQRYVPVAPAHHYRPALVGAAAAIYDAQMARASAAYRELAALLEPRCRELYLERFPARRRSPRLETDPDKLALEAARYVLPLATTAYLYHTVSVLTLFRYWRLAEQRDAPAETRAVIGAMVEALLAAVPDYAKLIEEPIPLDETPEAAFFAGREPPPGECAAFRAAFDADLAGHASRLVAASEPAEALVAAAVRETLGLPAAALGDEEAIALCLDPARNRLWGETLNLATLDRLARPLHHVHYSFRRRISHTADSQDQRHRMTPASRPSLLSQENGEPDYILPSLVARVPAAARLYHETMARNWEAIARFRAAGGSAEDALYLLPNAKCLRYTESADLLNFHHKAAMRLCYNAQEEIWRLTLEEALQIRDRHPRLGRYLLPPCGLRQLAGSHPLCPEGDRYCGVPVWRLDPADYERSL
- a CDS encoding Crp/Fnr family transcriptional regulator — protein: MCPRASTAARRLPSASRTASSFLTGKPQPRGEAMSPTPVQDFFAALDPKLRLRLLRDCPQRKLRRGCHLFLPGDPCEGLCVVLSGRLKLSRLQDSGREITLGMVEVGELCGLECLEGLRERETSAQAMEDSRVLLISRARLERLLAEQPDLSLVLVQLLGGSLRASQLVIERLLLKDVKARLAALLLDLARRCGQPAEGGIRLRARITHQELAALIGSTRETTTATLNQFRRKRLIAVDRRQITIAAPDGLQRLAS